A stretch of Hypomesus transpacificus isolate Combined female chromosome 7, fHypTra1, whole genome shotgun sequence DNA encodes these proteins:
- the LOC124469521 gene encoding glutamate receptor-interacting protein 1-like — MSGSSLSLNHELPPRSQLGRQASFQERGSSRAAPSQAARSSTLPSDPGRKAFALRKMRQEISDILAPPTPVELHKVSLEKESDLEDFGFSVSDGLLEKGVYVSNLRPGGPAELGGLKSYDRLLQINHVRTRDFDCCLVVPLIAESGNKLELVISRGLASAQPVCELHNTPADLSHSLADPLLSWSEAGGGGNPLGGTRLSTDSLSAGLQLNSRLGPGLGLGEDRDPNKTL; from the exons ATGTCAGGCAGCAGCCTCAGTCTAAACCATGAGCTCCCCCCCCGGTCCCAGCTGGGCCGGCAGGCCAGCTTCCAGGAGAGAGGCTCCAGCAGGGCGGCCCCCAGCCAGGCCGCTCGCTCCAGCACCCTGCCCTCCGACCCCGGACGCAAGGCCTTCGCCCTGAGGAAGATGAGGCAGGAGATCTCAGACATCCTGGCTCCGCCCACACCTGTGGAGCTGCACAAG gTGAGCCTGGAGAAGGAGTCGGACCTGGAGGACTTTGGCTTCAGCGTGTCTGACGGCCTCCTGGAGAAGGGTGTGTACGTCAGCAACCTCCGCCCTGGGGGCCCCGCAGAGCTGGGGGGGCTCAAGTCCTACGACAGGCTGCTAcag ATCAACCACGTTCGGACCCGAGACTTCGACTGTTGCCTGGTGGTTCCACTCATTGCAGAGTCTGGCAACAAGCTGGAGCTGGTGATCAGCAGGGGCCTGGCTTCCGCTCAGCCAGTCTGCGAGCTCCACAACACCCCCGCAGACCTGAGCCACTCCCTCGCAGACCCCCTGCTGAGCTGGAgcgaggctggggggggagggaaccCGCTGGGGGGGACCCGACTGTCCACAGACTCACTGTCTGCTGGCCTGCAGCTTAACTcgaggctggggccggggctggggctgggggaggataGAGACCCCAATAAGACCTTATAG
- the LOC124469535 gene encoding uncharacterized protein LOC124469535 isoform X1: MPLEAKTLGTYRRPVTTISYHARSSGANFSTTPFTRAPASADVTSRPSMPSNVEIKARVNDYSLFAERAGQLSQSEGVVIRQQDTFFNCSNGRLKLRNLMDGSGQLIFYERPDCDGPKLSRYSISPTQDPEGLRTVLADALGIKGEVRKERRLFLVGQTRVHLDTVGGLGHYMELEVVMREDQSPEEGEKVARGLMEQLAVGQDSLVTGAYMDLLLEAAA; the protein is encoded by the exons ATGCCGCTTGAAGCCAAGACATTAGGAACCTATCGCAGACCAGTGACCACAATCTCGTATCATGCACGGTCTAGTGGCGCGAACTTCAGTACAACTCCTTTCACAAGGGCTCCCGCGTCTGCAG ACGTCACATCTCGCCCCAGCATGCCGTCTAACGTGGAGATCAAGGCCAGGGTGAATGACTACAGCCTATTTGCTGAGAGGGCCGGTcagctcagccaatcagagggtgTGGTGATCCGTCAGCAAGACACCTTCTTCAACTGCAGCAATGGACGGCTGAAACTGAGAAACCtgatg gatgggAGTGGCCAGTTGATCTTCTATGAGAGACCAGACTGTGATGGTCCTAAACTGTCCCGTTATTCCATCTCCCCCACCCAGGACCCTGAGGGGCTGAGG acGGTGCTAGCAGATGCTCTGGGTAtcaaaggagaggtgaggaaggagagaaggctgTTCCTGGTGGGCCAGACCAGAGTTCATCTAGACACAGTGGGAGGACTGGGACACTACATGGAgctggag gtGGTGATGAGGGAGGACCAGAGccctgaggagggggagaaggtggCGCGAGGCCTGATGGAGCAGCTTGCGGTGGGGCAGGACAGCCTGGTGACTGGAGCCTACATGGACCTGCTGCTGGAGGCAGCGGCctag
- the LOC124469535 gene encoding uncharacterized protein LOC124469535 isoform X2 — MPSNVEIKARVNDYSLFAERAGQLSQSEGVVIRQQDTFFNCSNGRLKLRNLMDGSGQLIFYERPDCDGPKLSRYSISPTQDPEGLRTVLADALGIKGEVRKERRLFLVGQTRVHLDTVGGLGHYMELEVVMREDQSPEEGEKVARGLMEQLAVGQDSLVTGAYMDLLLEAAA; from the exons ATGCCGTCTAACGTGGAGATCAAGGCCAGGGTGAATGACTACAGCCTATTTGCTGAGAGGGCCGGTcagctcagccaatcagagggtgTGGTGATCCGTCAGCAAGACACCTTCTTCAACTGCAGCAATGGACGGCTGAAACTGAGAAACCtgatg gatgggAGTGGCCAGTTGATCTTCTATGAGAGACCAGACTGTGATGGTCCTAAACTGTCCCGTTATTCCATCTCCCCCACCCAGGACCCTGAGGGGCTGAGG acGGTGCTAGCAGATGCTCTGGGTAtcaaaggagaggtgaggaaggagagaaggctgTTCCTGGTGGGCCAGACCAGAGTTCATCTAGACACAGTGGGAGGACTGGGACACTACATGGAgctggag gtGGTGATGAGGGAGGACCAGAGccctgaggagggggagaaggtggCGCGAGGCCTGATGGAGCAGCTTGCGGTGGGGCAGGACAGCCTGGTGACTGGAGCCTACATGGACCTGCTGCTGGAGGCAGCGGCctag